Part of the Salmo trutta chromosome 2, fSalTru1.1, whole genome shotgun sequence genome, AAACGGAGTCTGACTGAGAGATCATAAAAAGTTTATCTTTGTTGGAGTATCGCCTTGAGCCCCTGTCATGTGGTTCCCCGGAACTGATCTCCTGTTCATtggctcctcctccttccctctgacACTTAGCCAGAGCCTCCTCTGAGGTCACCTGGCTGAAGGCAGTCATCTCACATGACTCCCTTGACTCAAAGGACTCCCCCCCTAGGTTGCCCAGTTTTATGTACCCACCGCCTCCCAGTACCTCTAGACGAGGGCAGCTGAGTCGCCGAGACCGTTCCACCTTCCAATCGGTGGAGGTGGATGGAGTGATGCCCAGGTCGATGGACCTGGAGTATTCCGTCAGTGCACTGAGGGACAGGTGGGAGCCTGTCACTCTGTGTCCGGTGGGGGAAGAGGGGAGTAGCTGCACCTGGGAGCCCTGCGGCGCCCCCTGGAGGCTACCACTGCTCTTGTATACTTCTACCGAGTCTTGAGGCAAGAACATGGCCATCCGCAAAGTCTCTACCTTGGCCTGAGTGGTGGTTTCTGGAACTACGTACCCCACCCGATCCTCGGCGTCTTCCTCCCCAGAGTCGCACAGTGCAGCCCTGCTCCTCCCCGCCTCTGCTTTGGCCGAGGGCCTGCGCTGGTGCTGGTTGGCCCGGTGGTTGGGTTTGGTCATAGGGAGAGTGAAGGCGTTGACCGAGGAGGCCACTATTGTCTTGGTCTCCCACTGTTTGGGGATGGGAATAGGGCTGCTCTGCTGGCCAGTCCCGCTGTGTCTGGAGATAGTGTAGACTGTGTCGGTGAACGCCTGCCTCTCGAGTGACGAGACCCTTGACCTGGTCAGGGAGTGGCATCTGGAGGGGCCCCGACTGCCCTCATCCGGCGAGCCCCCTGAGGGCCATGTTCCTTTGGCCAGCAGGGCGGCGGTATACACAGCACTAGGGTTCCCTTCCACCCCTTTGGACTGCACATAGTTCACAAAGCCATTGAGCGGCATGTTCTCCTTAGTCCGCAAGCTGTGGATGTCGATGACTGTGGAGTAGATGTCCCTCAGGTTGATGACTTTGGTCTTCTTGTCGCGGTTCTCGTGCAGCACCGCGTTGGCGCAGATGAACAGAAAGATGCCAATGCCCATGATGAGGGGCCCGAACACCTTCAGCTTGTCTGAGTACAGGTACTTATCCAAGAACTCGGCCAGGAAGCCCATAGGAGGCTGCTCTAAACCTGTGCCGTTGGAACGATTGTTACTGTCCAAATCCCTATCCATGTGAAATCCGACCTTCGCGTTGTTCGTCCAGTTGCCTGTCAGCCCTGACTCTTCCTTCTTGTCGTAAATCCTTTGGGTATGGCGCGGCGCAGGGTATAGTGGGCTCTCCCTAGGCCAGTAGCCCAGTATGGCCATGGAAATGCCCACCAGTAGGATCAGAATCCCAATGGCCGCTACCACACCCGAGACGGAGCAGAGATTCAGCTTGCCCTTGACCACCACCACCTcgttcttctgcttcttcttggCTTTCCTCTTGCGCTTGTTCTCGGCACGGCTCTTGGAGCGCAGTGAGTCCTGCCTCCTGTTGATCCGCAGCAGGCCTCCGGTGGCGATCATGGTTGGGACGCAATGGATGGACGGACAGCTCACTCACTCAtcctgaggacagagagagagggggggaaagagaggaggggaagagagtgagagatagccagggagagaaagaggaaaggtTTGATAATAGCTCTAGATTAACAATATCGATGATGATACTCAAGCAGTCCATAATAGTTAATGCACTGCTGAATTTGCCAGTCCTATTCAGTTGAATAGAGCTACACCTCTGCTGTGCTCTGACTAATTTAGATCATCCCAGTGAAATATGCAAAGTTCTGCTCTTTCAGGATGAAGGAGGAGGGAAACAATAAGAATCAATGCAAAGTGAAGCCTGTTTTCCAGAGGCACTTGCTCACTGGGTGACAGCTCGAGATGTGTGGGAGTGATGAGATTTCTGCCACAGCACAGGGAGCGGAGTAACAGAAATTCATGTGCACACACaagtctggacacacacacacacacgctctgggGTGAATGCACCAAAATGACAAGGCGGCATGGCAGAGCGGGCGAGGTAGACATTCTGTGGCTTCACAATATACTGTTCTAAGATCAACAGGGGATATAAATACACACATCTTACAGACTGCTTACTCCGTCTAAAGCCTAGTGGACTGTGAAGAATGAAAACATCTGGCCATCCAACACTGCCACACCACTCCTCTTTCTAAAGTAAggggcaagagagcagaaacgcCAGGTAGCGCCGTTACTAAGCTGCATAGAGAATCATGATCACCCTATAGAAAACACTGAATACAGGAAGAAGACTGTCCCTTAAAAGTCTTcacagtgtgtgtagtgtagttgcTGGCTCTTGCTATGCTCAGCACATCAGGAACGGATTTGAGACTAAACCTTGGGGGACCCTTGCAGTTGAatgattattttttataaatgttttatttaaactttatttaactaggcaagtcagaacaaattcttatttacaatgacggcctaccgggggaacagtggattaactgccttgttcaggggcagaacgacagaattgtaccttgtcagctcagggattcaaccagcaagctttcggttactggtccaacactctaaccactaggctacctgccgccccattgggCCGGACAAGTTTTAAAACTCTGAACTAGGTACACCATCACTATCAATAGCGACACCAAAAGCAATGCCAATACCTATACAATGATAGGAGGAAAATTCCCTTGAGATAAAGGCAGATAAGGAGATAAGTAAAAGCATCCAGGGACAAGCAATGTGCCTGAAAAGGTGGTCTAAAgagtgtgttgttgtgttacaagATTGAGATTATTTTGATGTTATTGTGCAACTAGTGATGGTACACATACGGCGAGCTAATGCACCACCTTGAAGCAGCCAAGCAGAGCAGAAATTGAAGTTCTCCATTGAAGAAGGTGACTACAGATCTGCTCGCCTAAaccagagaggagtgagagaggagaggacattcAGACATGGCTGCTGCTGTCTCGGCAGACCTAGCCCCACCTGTCCTGGATGTGAGTCTGATACACTTTGATACAAAGAGCTTCACCATCTGTGGGAGTCGTCAAAAAGATTCTCTCCGCTCTCTGACTACTCTGCTGACTACTCGGAAGAGCCAGTCGAAGCATGATTCTCCATAACACTGGCGCATCTACGACCCCAGGAGGGCATATTCAAATACATAATCCAAGACCTATATCTTGTCCACAATTGTTCATTGAGATGCATGGAGATTGGTGTGCAGTGCAGTTACCAGCTGGAGCGAGTGACTCTCTCATGGCGTGAAACAACCAGTAGCCTCAAATTTACTCAACAGTGACCCCCAGCGTTGAGCTGAGTGCAACTGTAGATCCGGACCACGGCACCACTCTAAAGGAAGTTATGCTGCTTGCTTAGTGAGTACCGCTTCCTCCTGATTCGGCTCACACAAGGCTCaaacccaggacctctgccttgctagcacagGTGACCGCCCTCCTGAAGCATCTTACCAGTCGGCACCATGCGAAAAAATTAGCTATACGCTGGCGCAAGTGGGGACACTTCCGGCTGAGGAGTAAGTTCCACACATCCCCAATGTGCAATATACACACTTCGCTCTGCTCCCAGGTGATTTGTGAGCtcacaaacacagctgattatTAATGGCTACCAATTAAGACATTGGAACAATGGCTTCAGTGTAACTAAtgatctgtcacgccctgaccttagagagcctttttatttctctatttggttaggtcagggtgtgatttgggtgggcattctagtttttctatttctttgtttgccgggtatggttcccaatcagaggcagctgtctatcgttgtctctgattggggatcatacttaggcagcctttttcccaccttatgtttgtgggatcttgtttttggtattGTGCTGTGtagccctactgaacgttacgtttcatttgtatttgttttgttttcggtGTTCATCTAATAAAGTATGATGTATGCCTAccaccttggtccgatccttccatAAACGGACATAACATGATCAATAGTCCATGTAAAACAAACCAAGATGTAAGGGTTCAATAAATCAATCACAAATAAATAATTCAATTGTGCAATACACCCTGCATGTGCAACACAAAAGATGTTGATTGTTTATCCTCTATCATAAATGTATTATCTTACAAAAAATAGTGAGAGAAATAAAAACACACCCTGACATATGGTCATTTGGAAAGTGTACCTTAATAATAAAGACTTAAGAGGAAACAGCTCTTTAGAGCGCTAATAAAAACAAGCTCCTGGGTGAAAAATAAGCCTCTTTTAATACTCCCCTCGCTGGCAAACAGACGGAGCAGAAAGAAGCACCTGGTGTCGGAGATAATTCAAAGAGACAAGCCAAATGGCTGCTGGGCCCACAGGAGCACTTTAAGGGCTGTACCCCTGCACGCGGCATCCACCCAGCGGAGACTTCTACACACAGCTAGCATAGCGACTAGtggatggaggagagaagaagcTAGCTGGTAGCTAACAATTTCAGGCAGGCACAAGTGTTTGTGTTGGCCTTTTTGCATTAACCCATTAACCCACAGAAGGTCAGTCCAATTAAAAATGGCTAGCTGTGTGTAGGCTAGCTCATTTAGCTTCATATGATCGCTTCAATGTTAGAATGGGGGGGGGAAATTGCTTTTTTCTCGCAACTCACTGCCAGCCGTTTGTTGACAGCTCACAAATGATGAGCACAAGGAGTGAGTCCAGTGAGTTTGATCAGATTGGCGCTATTACCGGTGAATGGCAATaatattttaatccattttgtttTATGCGTAGCTTGCCAGTGTAGAGCACACAGGGGGTATGCCATAAAATGTAAATATCCATCAATCCTAAatcagcagggagagagagaacagacagtgCTGACATTTGGCCGGTGACATTTGGCCAGGAATAGCCTCCTAGTTATATATTGCAGCTATAATTCTTCATTTGTGATGACAAATGTACTGTCCAGTTGCAGGTCTAATTAAACCGTTGTTGCCTGAGCATTTCTCTCACTTAGACTAATGAATGGACTGCATAAAGGCATAGGTCTACATCTTTCCCTAGGGAAAATATACAGTAAGCTTGAAGGCATGCTTTGTTAATTGTAGGGGGGTATGTGTGTAAGCCACTATTGCCTGCTGCCTAGCGGTGTAGCTAAAGCACTGTGATCAAGCTGGGTATTGTGTCAATCCATTAACTAATGCACTGTAACCCTTCACCACATTCACATCACCAGTTATTTTCTGTTCTTGCtctttcacttcacaataacccTCAGTAAATCCTATTTCATACCACAGGATAATTCAGTCTTGACCATAATGTCAAGCGCATTATTGAGGGCGGGTGTGGATTGCAGCCTCTGCAAAATGCCAAGTGGAATCCAAGGCAACCCCAGATGAACGCCCACAGCTAGCTGAAATTGATTTGTCTCGGCCAGAATCATTGGCTATTGATGGATCACCGTGCTATATGAATTATAGTACAGTTTTATTCCTGGCAATATATTTCGTTTCTGGTATCCAACTGAATTGCTGTCTACTTCAAAGAAAAATGACAAGTATTTCTCCTCTTTTGTTGAAGGATGCTAGATGGTGTAAAGAACATGGGTTCTCTGTCAGGAAGAAGAAGAATGCCCTGAAACCTGCACCATTAGCGATTAGCTTTTTTACAGGCCACAGTGGCCATTTTTAATTATCACTGGCAGCGGCCAATCATTAGAGATAGCATAAAGTAGCAATCAATGATATACTTGTTAACGCAGTTATAGTTGCCAAATACAAGTCAACCAATTTTTCTGGGATTTAATTAAACCTGCATTGTGGAAAATAACACTGTTTAATTTTAAGTTGAAACCCCCTATTTCAAATAAGACATTACAGGCATGGTCATTTTTCATGGAGTGTGCTTTCTGCAGCGGGGGTTTGATTGAATTTCAAAGTAAAACTGGTGTGACTAAAAAGATACATCATGTCAGTTAAATTAACAACCATGCAAGAAAATATCAACGCAACCCCTGACTCCTGATTAAATAAATTGTACATCTACCAAAGAGATAATTGGACATGCACTGTGGAGAGTAAAATGTATTGAGGAACCGAAGCATAACAGGGTTGTATTGTCATCCTCCTGTGAAGTTGATAAGGCATTTATGGATAGTTTATGGATCGATGAATTAACCTTTGAACTGCAAGCTGACCTGTAACCTCAGTgtcaagcacgcacgcacgcacacacacacacacacacacacacacacacacacacacctattctgTGCTTAATGTAAAATAAGAGAGTAGATAACCATTGATTCCTGCCGTACGGCAGCTTGGCTTCACACACATTCTCAGTGCTGTAGAGGCACACTGAGGCAGTAGTAACCATTGGATACATCTCTCCATCATAAACCTTGAATGGCTCTATAACAACAGCATCATAACTTGATCTCTCCTCCGTTCTCTCAGGGCTGGTACATAAACAAGGTCAAATAGTACATAAACATGATGATCTCAGAAATGACCAGTGAAGTGTTGAAATGAATGATCAGTGCCGGCATGGACTCACTTAGACTGTGGTAAATTTCAATGACTCAGGCTAAAAGTAAAAATGACATTTTGGTGATGTGGCAATAGCAACGAGGTGCAATTGAGTTGCTCCTTTGATTCTGCCGTCCTCCTGGGCAGCACTattctctacctgtctctccagCACACCTTAGGAGCCTTCATAAttggttttatatatatatatatatatatatatatatatatatatatatatatatatatatatatatatatatatatatatatatatataaccatatatatatatatatacgctaccgttcaaaagtttggggtcacttagaaatgtccttgttttccatgaaattagttgcaaaatgaatagaaaatatagtcaagacgttgacaaggttataaataatgatttttcatttaaataataattgtatccttcaaactttgcttttgtcaaagaatcctccatttgcagcaattacagccttgcagacctttgacattctagttgtcaatttgttgaggtaatctgaagagatttcactctatgcttcctgaagcacctcccacaagttggattggcttgatgggcacttttgacgtaccatacggtcaagctgctcccacaacagctcaatagggttgagataaGGTGACTGTGCCGGCCCCTcaattatagacagaataccagctgactgcttcttccctaaatagttattgcatagtttggagctgtgctttgggttaCTGTCCTGTTGTGGGAGGAAACTGGCTCCATTTAAGCGCCGTCCAAGGGGTGGCATGGTGTTGCAAAAAGGAGTGATAGTCTTCCTTCTTCAAGAACCCTTTGACCCTGTACAAATCTATCACTATCAccccaaagcacccccagaccatcacattgcctccaccatgcttgacagatggcgtcaagcactcttccagcatctttttattttttatgcgTCTCACGAAAGTTCTTCTCTGTgttccgaacacctcaaacttagatttgtctgtccataacacttttttccaatcttcctctgtccggTGTCTGTTATTTTGCCAATCTAAaaattttctttttattggccagtctgagatatggctttttctttgcaactctgcctagaaggccagcatcccggagtcgcctcttcactgttgaagttgagactggtgttttgcgggtactatttaatgaagctgccagttgaggacatgtgaggcgtctgtttctcaaactagacactccaatgtacttgtcctctttgtgcaccgaggcctcccactcctctttctattctggttagagacagtttgcgctattctgtgaagggagtaatacacagcgttgtaccagatcttcagt contains:
- the LOC115150243 gene encoding transmembrane protein 200C-like, with protein sequence MIATGGLLRINRRQDSLRSKSRAENKRKRKAKKKQKNEVVVVKGKLNLCSVSGVVAAIGILILLVGISMAILGYWPRESPLYPAPRHTQRIYDKKEESGLTGNWTNNAKVGFHMDRDLDSNNRSNGTGLEQPPMGFLAEFLDKYLYSDKLKVFGPLIMGIGIFLFICANAVLHENRDKKTKVINLRDIYSTVIDIHSLRTKENMPLNGFVNYVQSKGVEGNPSAVYTAALLAKGTWPSGGSPDEGSRGPSRCHSLTRSRVSSLERQAFTDTVYTISRHSGTGQQSSPIPIPKQWETKTIVASSVNAFTLPMTKPNHRANQHQRRPSAKAEAGRSRAALCDSGEEDAEDRVGYVVPETTTQAKVETLRMAMFLPQDSVEVYKSSGSLQGAPQGSQVQLLPSSPTGHRVTGSHLSLSALTEYSRSIDLGITPSTSTDWKVERSRRLSCPRLEVLGGGGYIKLGNLGGESFESRESCEMTAFSQVTSEEALAKCQREGGGANEQEISSGEPHDRGSRRYSNKDKLFMISQSDSVLDDEEVESTDI